A DNA window from Amycolatopsis sp. DSM 110486 contains the following coding sequences:
- a CDS encoding ferritin: MALTKKEPRSKFYELLQAQIHNEFHASQQYIALAVWFDNEDLPQLAKHFYKQSVEERNHAMALVQYMLDRDHHVEVPGVKDVRNEFSAPLELLELALEQEKEVAADVSALAKAARAEEDYISEQFTQWFLKEQVEEISQMSTLVTVARRAGDNVYEIEKFLHREAVGTASADAGMPPVAGGAL; this comes from the coding sequence ATGGCCCTCACGAAGAAAGAACCGCGCTCGAAGTTCTACGAACTGCTGCAGGCGCAGATCCACAACGAGTTCCACGCGTCCCAGCAGTACATCGCGCTGGCGGTCTGGTTCGACAACGAGGACCTGCCGCAGCTCGCGAAGCACTTCTACAAGCAGTCCGTGGAAGAGCGGAACCACGCGATGGCGCTGGTGCAGTACATGCTCGACCGCGACCACCACGTAGAGGTGCCGGGCGTCAAGGACGTCCGCAACGAATTCTCCGCCCCGCTTGAGCTCCTCGAGCTCGCGCTGGAGCAGGAGAAGGAGGTCGCCGCCGACGTCTCCGCGCTGGCGAAGGCCGCGCGGGCCGAAGAGGACTACATCAGCGAGCAGTTCACGCAGTGGTTCCTCAAGGAGCAGGTCGAGGAGATCTCCCAGATGTCCACGCTGGTCACCGTCGCGCGCCGCGCGGGTGACAACGTGTACGAGATCGAGAAGTTCCTCCACCGCGAGGCCGTCGGCACGGCCTCCGCGGACGCCGGCATGCCCCCCGTCGCGGGCGGCGCTCTGTAA
- a CDS encoding PPOX class F420-dependent oxidoreductase, protein MPRTIATNTKVDRDALVEFLKPRHHAILVTTRADGRPQLSPNTCGVDAEGRIVIATYPKRAKAANLRRSAAVSVCVLSDEWNGPWVQVDGTAEVIDLPDSVEPLVDYFRSISGEHPDWDEYREAMRKQGKSLIRITIDRWGPIATGGFPPELADD, encoded by the coding sequence ATGCCTCGGACTATCGCCACCAACACGAAGGTCGACCGCGACGCGCTGGTCGAGTTCCTGAAGCCCCGCCACCACGCGATCCTGGTCACCACCCGCGCCGACGGGCGGCCCCAGCTCTCCCCGAACACGTGCGGCGTCGACGCGGAGGGCCGCATCGTGATCGCGACCTACCCGAAGCGGGCGAAGGCCGCGAACCTGCGGCGCTCGGCTGCCGTTTCGGTCTGTGTCCTGTCGGACGAGTGGAACGGCCCCTGGGTCCAGGTCGACGGCACCGCCGAGGTCATCGACCTGCCCGACTCCGTCGAACCGCTCGTCGACTACTTCCGCAGCATCTCCGGCGAACACCCCGACTGGGACGAGTACCGCGAAGCCATGCGCAAGCAGGGCAAGAGCCTCATCCGCATCACCATCGACCGCTGGGGCCCCATCGCCACGGGCGGCTTCCCGCCGGAACTGGCGGACGACTGA
- a CDS encoding SigE family RNA polymerase sigma factor codes for MTAAAPVISGGEPTWIPDARAAAEPRVFAEFGDFVTASLPGLLRYGHALTGNPHDAADLVQTVLEKIGSRWSYVQQKTGDPLAYVRRSMANAHVSRWRRTRRENLVADLPDTSPCAPNDPFEHEPLWQALRNLPPRQRAVVVLRYYEGLSEAEIAEALGVSQGTVKSQASKAIASLRTKLKHGEGSEAG; via the coding sequence GTGACGGCAGCGGCACCTGTCATCTCGGGGGGAGAACCGACGTGGATCCCGGACGCGCGCGCGGCGGCCGAGCCCAGGGTGTTCGCCGAGTTCGGTGACTTCGTCACAGCCAGCCTGCCCGGCTTGCTGCGCTACGGCCACGCGCTCACCGGCAACCCGCACGACGCCGCCGACCTGGTGCAGACCGTGCTCGAGAAGATCGGCTCACGCTGGTCCTACGTCCAGCAGAAGACGGGCGACCCGCTCGCGTACGTGCGGCGCTCGATGGCCAACGCGCACGTCAGCCGGTGGAGACGCACGCGTCGGGAGAACCTCGTCGCGGACCTGCCAGACACGAGCCCGTGTGCGCCGAACGACCCGTTCGAGCACGAGCCGCTGTGGCAGGCGCTGCGAAATCTGCCGCCGAGGCAACGAGCGGTGGTGGTGCTGCGTTATTACGAAGGACTGTCCGAGGCTGAGATCGCGGAAGCGCTCGGCGTCAGCCAGGGGACGGTGAAGAGCCAGGCCAGCAAGGCCATCGCTTCGTTGCGGACGAAGCTGAAGCACGGAGAAGGGAGCGAAGCGGGTTGA
- a CDS encoding arginine deiminase: MDSEVGPLRAVLLHRPGNELKRLTPRNNDQLLFDSIPWVARAQQEHDAFAEVLRGRGVEVLLLADTLRTALEDSRAHTAGVHAAVDELRLGADLADSLRSHLSGVDANTLAEVLMAGMTFEELPSSEGSSLVRMMRDPHEFAVDPLPNLLFTRDSSAWIGDRVAISSLTMPARRRETAVLDLVYAYHPRFRHAARAYGAHSAPIEGGDVMLLAPGVLAIGVGERTTPAGAESLARSVFADGLAHTVLAVPIEQTRATMHLDTVCTMVAADAVVMYPLARDSLTAFTVRPTGDGGVKVAGPAPFLSAAAEAMGIDRLRVIDTGLDPVTAEREQWDDGNNTLALAPGVVVGYERNFETNERLADAGIEVLAIAGSELGSGRGGPRCMSCPIVRDTI; encoded by the coding sequence GTGGACAGCGAAGTCGGACCCCTTCGTGCAGTTCTCCTGCACCGGCCGGGAAACGAGCTCAAAAGGCTGACGCCCCGCAACAACGACCAGCTCCTCTTCGACTCCATCCCGTGGGTGGCCCGGGCCCAGCAAGAGCACGACGCGTTCGCGGAAGTGCTCCGCGGCCGCGGCGTCGAAGTGCTCCTGCTGGCGGACACCTTGCGCACGGCGCTGGAGGACAGCCGCGCGCACACCGCGGGCGTCCACGCGGCTGTGGATGAACTGCGCCTCGGCGCCGACCTCGCCGATTCGCTGCGCTCGCACCTGAGCGGCGTCGACGCGAACACGCTCGCCGAGGTCCTGATGGCGGGCATGACGTTCGAGGAGCTGCCGTCGTCGGAGGGCTCGTCGCTGGTGCGGATGATGCGCGACCCGCACGAGTTCGCGGTCGACCCGCTGCCGAACCTGCTGTTCACGCGCGACTCGTCGGCGTGGATCGGCGACCGCGTGGCAATCTCGTCGCTGACCATGCCCGCGCGGCGGCGCGAAACGGCTGTGCTGGACCTCGTCTACGCCTACCACCCGCGCTTCCGCCACGCGGCGCGCGCGTACGGCGCCCACTCCGCGCCCATCGAGGGCGGCGACGTGATGCTGCTGGCCCCGGGCGTGCTGGCCATCGGCGTCGGCGAGCGCACCACGCCGGCTGGCGCGGAGTCGCTCGCGCGCTCGGTGTTCGCCGACGGCCTCGCGCACACCGTGCTGGCCGTGCCGATCGAGCAGACCCGCGCGACGATGCACCTGGACACGGTATGCACGATGGTCGCGGCCGACGCCGTCGTGATGTACCCGCTCGCGCGCGATTCACTCACCGCGTTCACTGTGCGTCCCACCGGCGACGGCGGGGTGAAAGTCGCGGGGCCGGCGCCGTTCTTGAGCGCCGCCGCCGAGGCGATGGGCATCGACCGCCTGCGCGTGATCGACACGGGCCTCGACCCCGTGACCGCCGAACGCGAGCAATGGGACGACGGCAACAACACCCTCGCGCTGGCCCCCGGAGTCGTCGTCGGGTACGAGCGCAACTTCGAGACCAACGAACGCCTGGCCGACGCCGGGATCGAGGTCCTCGCCATCGCCGGATCCGAACTGGGTTCAGGTCGCGGCGGCCCGCGCTGCATGTCGTGCCCAATCGTACGGGACACGATATAA
- a CDS encoding DUF2470 domain-containing protein: protein MTEAPTSVRRPPAPNPAERAKTIATRNGPATIMPTVERADCEAERVVPVLHHVHHSGSVSILLPDEHPMVRTSRQTQRGELAVMVELADHAPVELREPIRGLLWITGWLRPLSAVSARARAVSIAEQRPDERLLDVGHGLTLLRLTPASLVLADAEGTHSLRPHMFSAAPPDPFHSYEAEWLRHLESDHSDVVEQLAQHLPPGLQHGRIRPLGLDRYGLRLRVESDTGDHDVRLAFSEPIDSPPKLAAELRRLVGCPFLRQQHRSD from the coding sequence GTGACCGAGGCCCCGACATCCGTCCGCCGCCCGCCCGCGCCGAACCCCGCCGAGCGGGCCAAGACGATCGCGACGCGCAACGGACCGGCGACGATCATGCCGACCGTCGAGCGCGCCGATTGCGAGGCCGAGCGCGTGGTGCCTGTGCTGCACCACGTGCACCACAGCGGCAGCGTCAGCATCCTTCTGCCCGACGAGCACCCGATGGTGCGCACGTCGCGGCAGACTCAGCGCGGCGAGCTCGCCGTCATGGTCGAGCTCGCCGACCACGCCCCGGTGGAGCTGCGGGAACCCATCCGCGGCCTGCTGTGGATAACCGGGTGGCTCCGGCCGCTCTCGGCGGTTTCGGCGCGCGCCCGCGCCGTGTCGATCGCCGAGCAGCGGCCGGACGAGCGGCTCCTGGACGTCGGCCACGGCCTGACGCTCCTGCGGCTCACCCCCGCGTCCCTCGTCCTGGCCGACGCGGAGGGCACGCACTCGCTGCGGCCGCACATGTTCAGCGCGGCGCCGCCGGATCCGTTCCACAGCTACGAGGCCGAGTGGCTGCGCCACCTGGAGAGCGACCACTCGGACGTCGTGGAGCAGCTCGCGCAGCACCTGCCGCCGGGCCTGCAGCACGGGCGCATCCGCCCGCTCGGCCTCGACCGCTACGGCCTGCGCCTGCGCGTCGAGTCCGACACCGGCGACCACGACGTGCGCCTGGCGTTCTCGGAGCCGATCGACAGCCCGCCCAAGCTGGCCGCCGAGCTCCGCCGGCTGGTCGGCTGCCCCTTTCTCCGCCAGCAGCACCGCTCCGACTGA
- a CDS encoding CPBP family intramembrane glutamic endopeptidase produces MSTTERSGIRSWLLPLPPDSPAPIVDEKERRAVKFELVLVFGITLGLSGARSLLSLVDSLLRPVPLAQQQVQLNVPQAAASLLDLLQQVLNALQLVSWGVLGLYLLWRAGLKIRDIGLDRRSPGSDALITLGLAAVIGIPGLGLYFLSYHLGFSLAVQPSTLGDTWWRPIALTLSAFGNAFAEEVLVIGYLLTRLRQLGVRENNSLVGAAALRGSYHLYQGFGGFVGNFVMGLVFGRIWQRTNRLWPLIAAHTLFDVVSFVGYSLLKGHLSWLP; encoded by the coding sequence ATGAGCACGACAGAGCGATCGGGCATCAGGTCCTGGCTGCTGCCCCTTCCGCCCGATTCGCCCGCCCCGATCGTGGACGAGAAGGAGCGCCGGGCCGTCAAGTTCGAGCTGGTGCTCGTCTTCGGCATCACGCTCGGCCTCTCCGGCGCACGCAGCCTGCTGTCCCTTGTGGACTCACTGCTGCGCCCGGTCCCGCTGGCGCAGCAACAGGTGCAGCTCAACGTCCCGCAGGCCGCCGCCAGCCTCCTTGACCTGCTGCAGCAGGTGCTCAACGCGCTGCAACTCGTCAGCTGGGGCGTGCTCGGCCTGTACCTGCTGTGGCGCGCCGGCCTCAAGATCCGCGACATCGGCCTCGACCGCCGCTCCCCCGGGTCCGACGCACTGATCACCCTCGGCCTCGCCGCCGTGATCGGGATTCCCGGGCTGGGCCTGTACTTCCTCTCCTACCACCTCGGCTTCAGCCTCGCGGTGCAACCGTCCACATTGGGCGACACGTGGTGGCGCCCGATAGCACTCACGCTCTCGGCGTTCGGCAACGCGTTCGCCGAAGAAGTGCTCGTGATCGGTTACCTGCTCACGCGGCTGCGGCAACTCGGCGTGCGCGAGAACAATTCGCTCGTGGGCGCCGCGGCGCTGCGCGGCTCGTACCACTTGTACCAGGGGTTCGGCGGGTTCGTCGGCAACTTCGTCATGGGCCTGGTGTTCGGCCGCATCTGGCAGCGCACCAACCGGCTGTGGCCGCTGATCGCCGCGCACACCCTTTTCGACGTGGTGTCTTTCGTCGGTTATTCACTCCTGAAAGGCCATCTTTCCTGGCTCCCCTGA